A single genomic interval of Malania oleifera isolate guangnan ecotype guangnan chromosome 11, ASM2987363v1, whole genome shotgun sequence harbors:
- the LOC131168331 gene encoding arabinogalactan O-methyltransferase 1-like gives MKNRIVVVERPWFLCIVMTGALAGALLIGGFIRISDTSLPCSVSSAARDGYSAADDGLIRAILHYATSRVVPQQSRAEIRVSFAVLRSLSPCNFLVFGLGHDSLMWASFNSRGTTLFLEEDPRWVQAVLKNAPDLRARAVEYPTRLSDADELLKSYRLEPDCSPTSVPLRDSRCRLALPALPGEVYDTEWDAIMIDAPRGFFAAAPGRMGAIFTAAAMARGRTRRGVTHVFLHDVNRRVERVYAEEFLCRKYLVKAVGRLWHFEIPASNGSDVDGGTTAFC, from the coding sequence ATGAAGAATCGGATCGTCGTCGTCGAGAGGCCATGGTTTCTCTGCATCGTCATGACCGGCGCACTCGCCGGGGCGCTCCTAATCGGAGGCTTTATCCGGATCTCCGATACCTCCCTCCCGTGTTCGGTTTCCTCCGCCGCACGCGACGGCTATTCGGCAGCCGACGACGGCCTCATCCGCGCGATCCTCCACTACGCCACCTCTCGAGTGGTCCCGCAGCAGTCACGCGCAGAGATCAGAGTCTCCTTCGCCGTCCTCCGATCTCTCTCCCCCTGCAACTTCCTCGTCTTCGGGCTCGGCCACGACTCGCTCATGTGGGCCTCCTTCAACTCCCGCGGGACCACGCTTTTCCTCGAGGAGGATCCCCGGTGGGTCCAGGCCGTTCTCAAAAATGCGCCGGACCTACGCGCCCGCGCCGTGGAGTACCCCACTCGTCTCTCCGATGCCGATGAGCTTCTCAAATCCTACAGGTTGGAGCCGGACTGCTCGCCGACCAGCGTTCCACTTAGAGACAGCAGGTGCCGGCTCGCGTTGCCAGCGCTTCCCGGCGAAGTGTACGACACGGAGTGGGATGCGATCATGATCGACGCGCCGCGGGGATTCTTCGCGGCGGCGCCGGGGAGGATGGGAGCGATTTTCACGGCGGCGGCAATGGCGAGAGGGAGGACGCGCCGAGGGGTGACGCACGTGTTCCTCCACGACGTCAATCGGAGGGTTGAGAGGGTTTATGCGGAGGAGTTCTTGTGCAGGAAGTACTTGGTGAAGGCGGTGGGGAGGCTCTGGCATTTTGAGATTCCGGCCTCCAACGGCAGCGATGTCGACGGCGGGACGACTGCGTTCTGCTGA
- the LOC131168332 gene encoding uncharacterized protein LOC131168332 — protein sequence MWGSSMAAAGLQSSGMLSREQLLHLFARFSFLTCQPGVKKRIADAVKNKEEAVAATTAIQEDIFFEMGVDPSFGLACLGKVHAVYENDLDLVVRFYTFLAVEEMACKEAELGSDKFVERMHMQHNLQEQQLEMLRHMRKFHLDDQYAILEKLHQQMEEANFECGASVLSGEQIQEVVRRRIWPVFMPR from the exons ATGTGGGGCTCATCTATGGCCGCCGCGGGGTTGCAGAGCTCGGGAATGCTGTCTCGAGAACAGTTGCTTCATCTCTTCGCTCGCTTTTCTTTTCTTACCTGCCAACCTG GCGTGAAAAAACGGATTGCAGATGCTGTGAAGAATAAGGAG GAAGCTGTTGCTGCAACCACTGCAATCCAAGAGGATATATTTTTTGAGATGGGAGTTG ATCCAAGCTTTGGGTTAGCTTGCCTGGGCAAAGTACATGCGGTTTATGAGAATGATCTGGATTTGGTGGTTCGCTTTTATACATTCCTTGCAGT GGAAGAGATGGCATGCAAGGAGGCTGAGCTGGGATCAGACAAATTTGTTGAGAGAATGCACATGCAGCACAACTTACAGGAACAG CAACTTGAGATGCTAAGACACATGCGCAAATTTCACCTGGATGATCAGTATGCAATCCTTGAGAAG TTGCATCAGCAGATGGAGGAGGCCAATTTTGAATGTGGGGCATCAGTTTTGTCTGGGGAACAGATTCAAGAGGTAGTTCGAAGGAGGATATGGCCTGTATTTATGCCCAGGTAG
- the LOC131167503 gene encoding uncharacterized protein LOC131167503, protein MEWNGDVITVQARGKKEAVAATTAIQEDIFFEMGVDPSFGLACLGKVHAVYENDLDLVVRFYTLLAVEEMACKEAELGSDKFVERMHMQRNLQEQQLEMLKHMRKFHLDDQYAILEKLHQQMEEANFECGASVLSGEQIQEVVRRRISPVLMPR, encoded by the exons ATGGAATGGAATGGGGATGTGATTACGGTACAAGCAAGGGGAAAAAAG GAAGCTGTTGCTGCAACCACTGCAATCCAAGAGGATATATTTTTTGAGATGGGAGTTG ATCCAAGCTTTGGGTTAGCTTGCCTGGGCAAAGTACATGCGGTTTATGAGAATGATCTGGATTTGGTGGTTCGCTTTTATACATTACTCGCAGT GGAAGAGATGGCATGCAAGGAGGCTGAGCTGGGATCAGACAAATTTGTTGAGAGAATGCACATGCAGCGCAACTTACAGGAACAG CAACTTGAGATGCTAAAGCACATGCGCAAATTTCACCTGGATGATCAGTATGCAATCCTTGAGAAG TTGCATCAGCAGATGGAGGAGGCCAATTTTGAATGTGGGGCATCAGTTTTGTCTGGGGAACAGATTCAAGAGGTAGTTCGAAGGAGGATATCGCCTGTATTAATGCCAAGGTAG